The genomic window TCTCGGTGCCTATGAGGCTAATGGGGATGAGTGGCACTTGGGCTTTGGTGGCGATGAGGACAGCACCGGATTTTGGCTTGGTCACCCGTCCATCGGCGGTGCGAGTCCCCTGCAAGAAGATCCCAACGCCCCACCCTTCTTGGAGAGAGGCTAATGCAGCGCGAATAGCGGCGCGATCGCCAGCACCACGTTTGACCGGGTAAGCGCCATAAATACGAATAATTTGTTTGAGAATTGGTACACGAAATAATTCTTCTTTCGCCATAAATGCCACTGGTCGACCGACTGCTGCTGCGAGGATCGGCGGGTCAAAGTTACTGGCGTGATTACTAACGGCGATAAATCCACCAGTAGTCGGGACATTTTCCAAGCCTATGACGCGACTCCGAAAATAGCTAGACAAAATGGGCTGTACAATAGTCCATTTCAAAGCCTTATATAGGACTAGGCTTCCTAAAGGTTCCCGCTGACTCACCGGGGCGATCGCCGTATTTTTTTCCTTACCCATAGGATCTCGCAACCATTGACTACTTTTAACGAATAAAGACTGTTTAGTACGGTCGCATGATTTCCGACAATTTTGAATACTAATCACAAAAAAAGCGAGACTTAAAAGATATTATCGATATTTCCTTCGGTAGGTCACCCAAAATCAACCATTATTTCTATGGTCTTTTTTTCTTGCCTATATAAATCTTTAGGTTTGATTTCATGGTCAAACAGAGAAGCTCTCCCCCACAACATTGTGAAATGTATAAGCAATAAATCTTAATTTTATTTTAATAAATTGAACCAATAATATTTTGTTGACAATAACACCTCCAGTTTTTTTTTAGAGTAACAATATTTTCTCTGGCGAATATTACTAGAGCAAGCTGCTGGTATTGATTTGAGAATTTATTCTTGAATCATGAAAATCTGCAAGATTTTAGAGAAATAGTAAAACCGAATTAACAAAGTAGTGTCGAAGTATACTGTTTTGAAAAGTCTATTTCTTAAGGTATAGATCTAGTATTTAAACACCATGACAATCGATTGTATTGAGCTTTACAGCCGCTGGGGATCAAGAAATGTTAGGTTAGCGATAATTAGTAGAAAACTTACTTT from [Limnothrix rosea] IAM M-220 includes these protein-coding regions:
- a CDS encoding lysophospholipid acyltransferase family protein, with the translated sequence MGKEKNTAIAPVSQREPLGSLVLYKALKWTIVQPILSSYFRSRVIGLENVPTTGGFIAVSNHASNFDPPILAAAVGRPVAFMAKEELFRVPILKQIIRIYGAYPVKRGAGDRAAIRAALASLQEGWGVGIFLQGTRTADGRVTKPKSGAVLIATKAQVPLIPISLIGTEKILKGKNPFPHPTALTIRIGEAIAPPKTVTKEALTQTTETCAHQINALHALGR